From Chryseobacterium sp. H1D6B, a single genomic window includes:
- a CDS encoding SDR family oxidoreductase: MKTIFITGASTGLGKATAKLFQSRGWNVIATMRNPESETELKALENVTLLPLDVTNLEQIQSTVKKALEISSVDVVFNNAGYGLIGLLEALKDDQIVKQLDTNLLGVIRVTQAFIPYFREKKNGMFISTTSIGGLIAFPLGSTYHATKWALEGWSESLAFELNKFGVNVKTVSPGGIKTDFVSRSLDLGTQPEYQEMTDKLFSSMEGMMEAASEPVQIAEVVYEAATDGKTKLRYVAGEDAKALYAQRLELGDEAFRAQFGGQFI; encoded by the coding sequence ATGAAAACAATATTTATAACAGGCGCATCCACAGGATTAGGAAAAGCCACCGCAAAATTATTTCAAAGCAGAGGATGGAACGTTATTGCTACGATGAGAAACCCGGAATCTGAAACTGAACTTAAAGCCTTAGAGAACGTGACGCTTCTTCCGCTGGATGTTACCAATTTGGAACAGATTCAGTCTACAGTAAAAAAAGCACTTGAAATCAGCAGTGTTGATGTAGTTTTCAACAATGCAGGATATGGATTAATAGGCCTGCTGGAAGCTTTAAAAGACGATCAGATCGTAAAACAGCTTGACACTAATTTATTAGGAGTGATCCGCGTAACCCAGGCTTTCATTCCTTATTTTAGAGAAAAGAAAAATGGAATGTTTATTTCAACGACTTCTATTGGAGGGCTGATAGCTTTTCCTCTTGGTTCTACTTATCATGCAACAAAATGGGCTTTAGAAGGCTGGAGCGAAAGCTTAGCGTTTGAACTGAATAAATTCGGTGTCAATGTAAAAACGGTCTCTCCGGGAGGTATCAAAACCGATTTTGTAAGCCGTTCTTTAGATTTAGGAACCCAGCCGGAATATCAGGAAATGACCGATAAATTATTTTCCAGCATGGAAGGCATGATGGAAGCTGCTTCTGAGCCGGTACAGATTGCAGAAGTAGTGTATGAAGCGGCTACAGATGGAAAAACTAAATTAAGATATGTGGCTGGAGAAGATGCAAAAGCATTATATGCACAGCGTCTGGAACTTGGGGACGAAGCATTCAGA